In Candidatus Yanofskybacteria bacterium, the genomic stretch ATCTTCTCGTAATCGATGCCCAATTTGTCTATGATAGTCTCCTTAACGATGGCCGCCCCATAAGACGTATTTGAACCCTTGCCAGCCATTTCGCCGATTAATCTTTCGGGATGCCTGATCGTCACAAACTGAAAAAATCCATTTTTATATTCGGTCTCTACGCGCTTGATCGTATCCTCGGTCTCTACGCCAGCACGACCCTCGTAGCACAACGCCACCACCATTTTTGTCTTAGGATAATTAGACTTGAGAAGAGCTTCAACCGAACTCGAGATCACGGCATAGTCTTCTTTATATACTGGCAGAAAAACAAAATGATATATTTCTTGCCATGATTTTAGACCATCATTAATATAATCAGCCGAGGACATCGTCTCTAATTTTTTAAGCCAATTTATCTTAAGATTGTCCTTTAGCTTTCTATATGAAACCCTTAGATGGAGAGATAGATATATAGTTTTTACCAGCCAATAAACATCGAAAGCAATAATGAAAAATGCCATGAAGACCGGTGTCTTAAAAGACAGGAGGACCACCAACGCGAAAGTTGCCCAAGCAGTTAGTCCAGGCATTATTTCTAAAGCCCTATATATCAATCGGTCACCACTTTTCTCAAGATCAGATGCGCGACCGGCATGAAGATAATAATAGTCTTTATTCATTGGATATTTAGGCTAAAACAAAGCCGAATAGATAATCAGTTAGATCGCCCCGGCCAGTCTTGGTACTTATATCAATTTCAAGCAGTCTTGTATATAGATTTTTTAGCTCAGGCATAGAAAACTTAGAAGCACTAGCCGAAGCCTTCTGTACGACGAAAGGATGCAATCCGGCCTTCTTCGCCGTCTCTCCCCTGGGGATGGACCGCGACATTAAATCTTTTACTATGAGCAAGTTCCTAAATTGGTATATGGCCATCGTTAATATATAGTACGGATCGCGACCCGTGCTAATCTCTTTGTATAAAAGCTCAAAGGCCCTGGCCTTTGATTTCGATCCGAGTGCATCTACAAGGTCAAATATATTTAAATCGATTTTTTCACTCACTAAGAGGCTCACGTCTCCCGCTCCGATCGTACCTCCCGGCCTATAATTACACAATTTATTAATCTCGTTGCTAAGTGCCCAGCTATCCCCTCCCACGATATCTATCAGCTTCCTGATGGCTAGAGGCTGTATTTTCGATCCTGCCAATGCAAACTCCCCACTGAGCCAAGCCTCCAGCTTAGCTCCCTTCAGTTGCTCGAAATTCCTAATTGGCTCAGAATTCTTTTTTAGATATGCCAATAAATCCTTAGATAGCTTATTAAGCTCCGCCTCGGTTTTATTTTCCCCAAAAAGAAGTACGATCTCTTTATTCTTCGGTAGATCAAATGCCTTCATCAATTCAATAACTTTCTCAAGCTCCTTTTTGGCCAAAAAGGAATTTTTTACGGCGATTAGCTTAACCTCGCTAAAGAAAGAAGTGCTTTTTATCGCGTCCTCAAAATTTGAGAAATCAAAGTTGTCGGCAAAATCAAAATTAAAGAGGTTGAAACCGCTCTTATGCTTAATCTTATAGCTCTCAATGATCTTTCTGAAATTATCATTGAGCCTATAGCCGTCTTGTCCGTAAAGAAAAATTATCACCTTAGTCCGTTGTTACTTCTACCCATATCTTTCCCGGGGCTAGTTCTATCTCCTTGCCTTGATCATCTAGAAAAAATAATTTCGAATCAAGCGTCGCAGGATCCTTCTTCCAGTTACCAACAATCATCATGCCGTCCTGATATATCTTAACTGGGCCAGATCCGGTAACATTGACGTCTATATACTGATCATATAAGAAGCTAGCGGTCGTATTCATAACAATCACGACGCCAACAGCTACCTGCTGGCCACTGTTCTTGTCTGTCTCTGGCCTGCCTCCCCTAGTCCTCTTATATACGTTCTCATTGGACACATACACCCACCTAATATTATATGGGCTTGGATAATCGATATCGATACTATCAACTATATTATTGAGATTTCTATTCGGCTTACTTGTTTGATGAAGATAGCCAGAAAAATTATCAACCAAATCGTATTTTAACTTTTCCGCTAAGCCAAGCATTTTCTCATAAGTTGTAAAACCATTATGCGGAGCTTTGGCCGTAGATTTTCTAAAAAAAGCTGAGCCGTCATATACTAGAGCATTAAGATTATCAATCACATGCTTATTTAACTCGGCCAATATGCCATGCTCTCCTCCCCAATGAGCATATATTGATTTAAGACTCGCGGCCAAAGGCACAAAATCTTTTCTGGCAGACCTTATAGAGCCGATCTCTGCAGGCTTCTCGCATTGAAAAACCGCCATAAATCTAGTAACGCCTCCGGGTGTAACTGGCATTTCAAAAACCATATCTGCTTGGCTTATGCCAGATAATGGCCGCGGCTCAGGATCAGATGGCATCATGACGCTTATCGGCCTCTGCATATAATTTTCACAGGGCAAGCCAGCGATAGAGCTCAGCTTGTTATCTACAATTACCTCCCCTTCTCCTCCGTTAATTACAATCTCCTTGTTCCACCACACGAAAAAGGTTCCTGCGAAAATAAACGCTACGAGCCCAATGCCCACCAGGATTATATTTACGTTTAGAGTCGAAAATATTCTTTTTATCTTCTTGGCTATACTAGTCATAATCTATTTAGATTTTTGATGCTTAGAACAAAAGTGCGCCGATCGACCGCCGACTTTTATTCTTTTAATTATACCACCATCCTTCTTGTCGCACTTATCACCAGTCCTTTGATAGGCTTTGTGCATCTCCTGATATTCCCCCTTCTCTCCGGTTAGGGTTCTAAAGTCATCCATGCTATCTCCCTTATACTTAATGGCTTTATTGAGTATACCTTGCATAGCTGAATACATACTCTTTATCTGAGCAGTTTTTAGGTTCTCTGGTTTTGATAAAGGATGCACGCCTATCTGCCACAATATTTCATCGCTATATATGTTGCCTATGCCGGCTATAAATTTGGGATCCATTAAGATCTGCTTAATCTTTCCTTTTTTGTTTTTAAAAAGCTTAGAAAAATCGCTAAGACTAATTTCTAAAGGCTCTGGGCCAAGTTCTTGAATCTCTTTTAAATTTTTAAGTTCGCGATCGTCGACTAATATCATTTTGCCGAATCTTCTTGGATCAGAAAGAGCAACCTGATAGCCGTTG encodes the following:
- the holA gene encoding DNA polymerase III subunit delta; the encoded protein is MIIFLYGQDGYRLNDNFRKIIESYKIKHKSGFNLFNFDFADNFDFSNFEDAIKSTSFFSEVKLIAVKNSFLAKKELEKVIELMKAFDLPKNKEIVLLFGENKTEAELNKLSKDLLAYLKKNSEPIRNFEQLKGAKLEAWLSGEFALAGSKIQPLAIRKLIDIVGGDSWALSNEINKLCNYRPGGTIGAGDVSLLVSEKIDLNIFDLVDALGSKSKARAFELLYKEISTGRDPYYILTMAIYQFRNLLIVKDLMSRSIPRGETAKKAGLHPFVVQKASASASKFSMPELKNLYTRLLEIDISTKTGRGDLTDYLFGFVLA